The following nucleotide sequence is from Triticum dicoccoides isolate Atlit2015 ecotype Zavitan chromosome 7B, WEW_v2.0, whole genome shotgun sequence.
acggggtgtggctacagtgagcgcccgcgaggcggcgggactgtagccacgttcCTCCGTCATCAGGAGCAAGGCTACAGTATAAAGCAGGCGGTGGGCCCTACCTATGGGCCAAGAtcacggcagccggcgggacccaccacgcggcgggccccagcagccggcggagaagccggcgtccAAAGACACCGACGGCCGGGTCGTacacccggccggattaccatttTACCCCTGGAAGATAGGCCTATATGAACCACCCAGGTTTCCCCATGCAAGGGGTTCAGAACCTTAGAGGTCATACACACCCACAAAGAGAGGggagtagagctagccttgcccttcttcctcctctagccgaacagctcaaggagcaatcttgTAGCTACTCtattgaccatagtgatcatgtggagaccccgcagagcaggactaggggcgttaactccacggagagccccgaacctgggtaagattcgcaggCGTATGCGGTCTCGCTCACTCCCGCTTTCGTAGCCCGGTGACGTACTTTTGAccccctccatgataagccatGCTTTGGCATATGTCGCTAGATATCCCCGACACCATTTCTGATCCCAGACTCATCTACATCCGGTTAAGAGAAATTCAAAAGAAAATacttaaaaattcaaaaaatctgAATTTCTTTTTTGCATAGGTGATGATTTGGTGTGTGAGGTCTTCTCCAAATTTCAAATCATCTGGACATATGAGTAACTCTTAAGAAAACAAATTGGGTCAGAACAATGGATGAACAGTTTCACATACCCTAAATTTGCCTTTTTCGCggagagctactcagatgtccaaatgagttgaatttgGAGCGGACCTCACACACCTAAGCATCTTCAATGCAAAAAAAATCAGATTCTTTTGAATTTTTatagtatttttttgaatttactgttcactgcGAGAGCAGATCAGGTCGGGAGCCAAATAGTCGTAGTCCAAGAAAAACCGTCATCTTTTACAAAAGGGATATGTGAGACAAAAGGGATATGTGAGGAAATGAACCGACAGTTAGCGGGCAAGAAAGCTGCTGTAATACACAGCTAAACACGCATACACCACTGATGAATGACTGATTTCCGGACATTACTAATTACTGAATATAGCTCAGATCGGTGCCCACAGGATGTAATTAATAGTCTCCCTCGTCTCTCCGGTTAAGCTAAAACTGTGACTCAACAATTAAATGTTCAACAGACCACCCACCGTTCCAAAACGGCAGCAGGAAACCAAGTAACCGCGTGCATGCAAAATGTATCTTAAGGCATCACGACATGGGGATACAGAATACAGAAAATGGTGCACTTTAGACTCCGAATGAACAGGGAGAATGTCAGTCAGCTCCTCTCCCCCATCCAACCCGCATACGCATCATCGAAACGCGCAACCAGGGCGGTCTCGTTCAGTCATTAGACACCTTGGGGGAGCTCTCGGGCGTCTTGGGCATCGCGTCCGAGGCCTTCTTCGCCTTGTGCGCCTCCACCGCGGCTTTGAAATCATCCCTGACGCCAGTGTCTTTGAACTTGAGGGCGAACGTGGTGAGCCCGGTCGGCGAGTCCCCGGTGCTGTTGACGCAGGCGAACGTCACGCCCTTCTTCTCCATGTCCTTCAGCGCCATGTCGTCGTACAGGCTCGCATTCAGGATCAGCCGGTAGTTACCCTTGGCCCTCATAACGAGCCGGGACCTCTCGCCGCCAGACACAGGGACGTTCAGCTTTAGCTCCCCTTTTCCTCTTTCTTTCCAGCCCCCATCGAGGTACTCGTACATTGCGGAGTCTGCGGTGAACACAGCCATCTCGTTCTCTTCGCCTGTCTCCACTGGGACCTCTGGCATGGTGAATTTCTTTGGTGCTTCTGCTGCAGTGACAAGCGATGGAACAGAACTCCCGTTGTTGTTCGTACCACCCATATTGAAAGAAGGGAAGGACAAACCGTCACTCTTTAGCCCAAATAGGGGAGCGTTTGTGCTTTCTTTAGAAGCTgagccaaaggaaaatgatgaggcTGAAAACCCTGTCCCAGCCAGTCCCGTGAAGGCATTATGGCCACTTGACACATTCATAAAAGAGAAGAGAGGTGTCGGTGATGATGACTGCCCTTTATTATCAGCGTTCTTCTGCTCACATGATACATCCTTGGTCCCTGATTCAGATTCATCTTTCTTCTCAGCGCCGTCCTTGCTGCTTTTATCTTCATCTCCACCTTCATTCACTTCATCCTTGGTCCCTGATTCAGATTCATCTTTCTTCTCAGCGCCGTCCTTGCTGCTTTTATCTTCATCTCCACCTTCATTCACTTTAACCCCTTCATCTTCTGTTTTACCCTCGATTCCAGATGTCTTGCTGTTATCTACCTTGGGTTCTCCAACCAGCACTTTGTCCTCACCAGTTCCACCCTCTGTGCTGCCTGCCTTCTTATCAGTTTCAGTAAGTGAAGAGTGTGCTTCCATTGGCGCATTTGACTTGTTTTCTGCATTTGATTCATTCAGGCCCGATTCATCCTTTTGAATCTCTGCTACCTCATTAGAATCTGCAGTCTTGACATCATCTTTCCCACTTCCATTGCTGACCTCATCAGCTTTCTCAGTTGAGCTCCTTACATTTGACGTTGTGACATCAGAAGGTGGAGGTTTTGAGACAGGAATACTTGCTTGAACACTGGAATCACTTGTGGTAAACTTAATTGCAGAGAAAGGATTGGAAGAAGGAGCTGACGACGGCTGCTGGCGCCGAACCTTTACAATTTTTCGGGTTGCCATCACTTCCTCACTAGCTTTCTTAAATGTTCCTCCCTCTTGCTCCGGTGAGTCATCATCAAGCTCAGGATTGTCCTTGTTGATTTGTTTATCTGCAACCCTCTTCCGAGAGGTTTGAGCATGTTCCTCATCCGCCATCTTAGGAGCTTTGAGTACCTTTATATGAAAACATCAGAACAAACTAAGCAAACAGTAATAAACAACTTCATACAAGTAATCTTCCAATCATCAAGGGCATAGCACAGTTTAGACACACAAATTTGACTATGCAGGCTCCATTTTTTGTAGTACACCAAGTCCATTCACAGAATTAACTTCAAATAAACCAGGAAAATTGAAAGGCATACACAAACATAATGGCAAAGTAGGGAAAATGTAACCAAGAGAAGACAAGAGGCATACACAAAATGGAAAACCATAATGTAGGCAAACAAGGTTAGCCAAAGTGCAAAGATGAATGTGTAATCTCATATCATGTATTATGGTACTTGCACCTGTGACTAAGAAACAAGCATAGCAGCAGTTTCCCAACTTCACGTAGAAACTGTAAGAGCATCTCAGACGGGATCCAAATGCTACCAGCATTGCTGCTTTCTGTCTACAACCATCCTCATCAGTGGAGTATCTATATTATTTCTGGGTAAAATTTTGTTTGTTGCTTGAGCAACAAAGATAAAATACAGGTCAAACTAAAATTTTAGTTTCTTGTCTGCAGTTTGGTTTTGGCTCGACTGTTTCAAAGATCAGAGGGTTTACAGCCAAATATGTTGTTAGTTAACATGTAAAGATTGCTCTTATATGTTGTTAAAATCCACAATATGCCTAGGTGTGTGAATTACATAGAATTGTTTCAATGCTTTGATATTAATGCAAATTTGTGATATCATTTCTTTTTTACTTGTCAGTGTAGTTTATTACTATGTTGCCATAGCTGAGCAACCCTGGCATGCATAGTTCTTTCCGTCCAATTACCTGACATCTGTGAACAGAACCAGCATGGTGTGGGGCATTCAACCGCGGATATTCTCTGTGTGCTAGGTAAGATGTAGCAAGTTAGCAACAGTGAGCCCATCATTGCTGGATGACTACGAATCCAAGATAAATTGCAATACGATGACGCATTGCGATGTGGTGGAGGAACAACCAAGAAGCGAATGGCTTTGCATATATAGACCAGACGAAAATATGGCCATTAGACTAGCGCTACCAAATACAACCATAAAAATACATTTTTATTTAAAGGATATCAATTAAATGTGGGAGGGTGGAATATAGGTAGTGGAAAATTGAGTTGGGAGTCAGTTGGAGCACGAAGAGATATGGAGATGGAATTGTTTAGAGACGCCCGAGCAAAAAATACTACACAATATTCATGAACGAAAGAATATGTCGCCTCTATAATAATATATCAATTGGTAAGCTCTGTATTCGCGGAAAACAAATATTTTCCTGCATCACGATGTTGGCATAGTACTAACATACCATGGGCAAGGTAACATCTCCTAGAACTAGAAGCATGCATGTTATATGCGCAACATTATGCTTACACATGTAGGTGTTATTTTAACATCTAAGgcgggagaaattgtatatatgagCGATGAGAAATACTTTACTAAAAGGTACAAATCAAATCCAGCCTAcacaaatatatatactaatgcatGGAAACTCCTAGTCCTAATAGCTCCCAAGCTGCAATGGTCCGAGGAGAACTTCATCTTTTAGACATTGAAAGAAGTTTAACAAATACACATACAAATATTGCAGTATTATGTGGAATGGCAAGTTTTGCTAGAAAAAGATACATCCCGGCAAGCTGTGCAAAAAATCAGATACAACCACTAGTCTTCCTTGTGTTTGTTTGCACATGGTAAAGATGGAAATATTTGTTTTGTGCAATTTTGAGGATCCGTAGTGTATTCCCACATGTACAAGTGGGACTTCTcaggtttttttctttttttacttaaAATTAAAATGCTTCTGAAGCTTTTGGGTGAAAAAACCGAAGCTCACTGCAGCTCAGGAGCCAACTGTCTACtgtcctgatctggtgaacaaggagCAGACGGCTTGGAGTCAGGATGCCTGCGGAACTACTCTCACCACCGCATCAATCCAAGCCATCTGGTGGCGTACGCGCATCAAGACACATCCCTTCCGTCTGGCATAAGAGGCCTACGGTTCCCCCAAAAAATTCAACCATGTATGACAAACAATTTCTGCAAATCTATACGCCCACTCATGCTGTTCTTGTTTCATCCATACACACATAACAGCAGAACACGCACACATACATGAATCAAGCAGCAAACATACATCAACAGGCAATTTAACGGAACTTTTACCTCGGGGCGAAGCTCGGCGGCGACTGGGCGTCGGGGCGAGCTTGGGCCGCGACCTGGGTTCCCGCGGCGGAGGGCTGGGGCGGAGATGCGATCCGACAGAGGGAGGGCTCGGGAGTGGCTGGGGTCGACGGAGAGGGGGGCGGGGGAATGGAgtgggcggtggtggcggcggcggcgcaaacCCTAGCACCGGTCTCTGCTCGCCATGTCGCCCGCGGCGGTGGGAAGGAGCAGAAGAAAACGCTTCAGGGGTGCGGGGAGGAGAGAAAACAGGAGTGAAGTGTTCAGTTTGCGCTGTGCCCCCTCTGCAGTGTCTCCACGCGACCCACCCCGATGCAGGCCGCGTGAAGGCCGCCGTACTGGGACGCCAGGGACAGGGATATCTTCCGGTGCACCCGGTGCGGGCCAAAA
It contains:
- the LOC119336034 gene encoding nuclear pore complex protein NUP50A-like isoform X1, whose protein sequence is MADEEHAQTSRKRVADKQINKDNPELDDDSPEQEGGTFKKASEEVMATRKIVKVRRQQPSSAPSSNPFSAIKFTTSDSSVQASIPVSKPPPSDVTTSNVRSSTEKADEVSNGSGKDDVKTADSNEVAEIQKDESGLNESNAENKSNAPMEAHSSLTETDKKAGSTEGGTGEDKVLVGEPKVDNSKTSGIEGKTEDEGVKVNEGGDEDKSSKDGAEKKDESESGTKDEVNEGGDEDKSSKDGAEKKDESESGTKDVSCEQKNADNKGQSSSPTPLFSFMNVSSGHNAFTGLAGTGFSASSFSFGSASKESTNAPLFGLKSDGLSFPSFNMGGTNNNGSSVPSLVTAAEAPKKFTMPEVPVETGEENEMAVFTADSAMYEYLDGGWKERGKGELKLNVPVSGGERSRLVMRAKGNYRLILNASLYDDMALKDMEKKGVTFACVNSTGDSPTGLTTFALKFKDTGVRDDFKAAVEAHKAKKASDAMPKTPESSPKVSND
- the LOC119336034 gene encoding nuclear pore complex protein NUP50A-like isoform X2, yielding MADEEHAQTSRKRVADKQINKDNPELDDDSPEQEGGTFKKASEEVMATRKIVKVRRQQPSSAPSSNPFSAIKFTTSDSSVQASIPVSKPPPSDVTTSNVRSSTEKADEVSNGSGKDDVKTADSNEVAEIQKDESGLNESNAENKSNAPMEAHSSLTETDKKAGSTEGGTGEDKVLVGEPKVDNSKTSGIEGKTEDEGVKVNEGGDEDKSSKDGAEKKDESESGTKDVSCEQKNADNKGQSSSPTPLFSFMNVSSGHNAFTGLAGTGFSASSFSFGSASKESTNAPLFGLKSDGLSFPSFNMGGTNNNGSSVPSLVTAAEAPKKFTMPEVPVETGEENEMAVFTADSAMYEYLDGGWKERGKGELKLNVPVSGGERSRLVMRAKGNYRLILNASLYDDMALKDMEKKGVTFACVNSTGDSPTGLTTFALKFKDTGVRDDFKAAVEAHKAKKASDAMPKTPESSPKVSND